From the Anaeromyxobacter dehalogenans 2CP-1 genome, the window CTCACGCTCCACCGGGCAGCGATAGAAGCCCGGGTTCGCGTCGATGACGCCGTACAGCTTCCCGGCCTTGGCCCGGTTCCGCTGCTCCATGGCGCCCAGGCCGCCGAGCCCCTTCAGCCACGCGAGCACGTTGCGGATCATGTAGATGCCGAAGGTGGGCGGCGTGTTGTAGAGCGACTTGTTCTCGGCCGGCGTGCGGAGCTGGAAGATCTTCGGGATGTCCTTGCGGCCGGCGGCCACCAGGTCCTTGCGGACGATCACCACCACCACGCCCGAGGGCCCGATGTTCTTCTGCGCGCCCGCGTAGATCAGCCCGAACCGCGAGACGTCCACCGGCTTCCACAGGAAGTCGGAGGACATGTCGGCGACCAGCGGGACCTTGCCCGCGTCCGGGAACGGCCGGGCCGGGTCCACCGCGAACTGCACGCCGTGGATGGTCTCGTTCGAGGTCAGGTGCAGGTACGCCGCGTCGGGCGAGACCTGGAGGTCGGCGGCGGTGGCCGCGCGGACGTAGCGCTTCTCCTTGCCCTCGCCCTCGCCGGTGGTGCCGGCCAGGCGCGCCGACGCGCCCAGCATCGCGGTGGCGGCCTTCGCCTCGGAGAACGCCTTCTCGCCCCAGGCGCCGGTCACCAGGTAGTCGGCGCCGCGGCCCTTCTCGACGAGGTTCATCGGGATCTGCGCGAAGAGCTGCGACGCGCCGCCCTGCACGAACAGCACGTCGTAGGCGTCGGGCACGCCCAGCAGCTCGCGGAGCAGCGCCAGCGCCTCGTCGTGGACCGCCTCGTACTCCTTGCCGCGGTGCGAGTGCTCCATCACCGACATGCCGCTGCCGGCGAAGTCGAGGAACTCGTCGCGGGCGCGCTCCAGCGCGGGCAGAGGGAGGGCGGCGGGGCCGGCATTGAAGTTCTTCACGCGGGGCATGGTCTCCTCGGGGGTAGGTGGGGGACCGGGGATTTATTGGAGCCGGAAGGTCCGCGGCAACCCTTCCGCGAGCCCGTCCATCATGAACTGGACGGCGATGGCCACCAGCAGCAGGCCGGCGACGCGCTCCAGGATGGCGAGGCCGGTGCGCCCGAGCACCTTCTCGGTCCGGGCCGCACCCGCAAGGATGAGGTAGCTGGCCAAGCAGGTGAGCGCGATGGCGAGCAGGACCGGCAGCGGGTGCCACCAGTCCTCGCTGCGCGCGCGCACCATCAGCACGATGGCGGTGGCGATGGAGCCGGGGCCGGCCAGCAGCGGCATGGCCAGCGGCACGATGGCCACGTCCTCCTTGTCGGCGCTGGCGTCCACTTCACCCTGCGTGATCCGGGTCCGGGACGGCTGGGTGCGCACCATGTCCAGGGCGAGCAGCAGCAGCACCACGCCGCCCGCCACCTTGAACGCGGGCAGGCCGATGCCGAGGAGGCGGAAGATCCACTCGCCGGTGAGCGCGAACGCGGCGAGCACGGCGAACGCGGTCACCGACGCGCGCAGCGCGATCTCGCGGCGCCGGCGCGGGTCGTCGTTGCGGGTCAGCGCCAGGAAGAACGGCACCGCCGAGAACGGGTCGACCACGAAGAACAGGGCCGAGAAGGAGACGAAGCAGAGGGTCGCGAGCTGCAGGGCCATCGGGCGCGCAGCCTACCTCGCCCACGGTGGGCGGGAAAGCGCGGAGCGGCGAGCGGCGCGGCGATCACACCGCCGGCGGCAGGCCGGGGCGCGCCTCCGAGCGCGCGAACGCGGAGAAGCGGATCGCCCACACCTTGCGGATGGCCTCGAGCACGATGCGCCGGGACATCTTGGACTGCCCCACCCGGCGGTCGGCGAACACGATGGGGATCTCCGCGACCCGGAACCCGCGCCGGATGGCCCGGTACGTCAGCTCGATCTGGAACGCGTAGCCGGAGCACTCCACCGAGGGCAGGTCGATGGCCTCCAGCACCTCGCGGCGGAAGCACTTGAAGCCGCCGGTGAGGTCGCGGACGCGGACGCCCAGGATGGTGCGGGCGTAGAGGCTCCCGCCGCGCGAGATGAGCTTCCGCCCGAGCCCCCAGTTCACCGTCCCGCCCCCCGGCACGTAGCGCGAGCCGAGCACCAGGTCGGCGTCGGCGGCGCGGGCCAGCAGCGCGGGCAGGTACCTCGGGTCGTGCGAGAAGTCGGCGTCCATCTCGAGCACGAGGTCGTAGCCGCGCTCCAGCGCCCAGGCGAAGCCGGCCAGGTACGCCCGGCCCAGCCCCTCCTTGCCGGCGCGGTGGAGCACGTGCACGCGCGGCTCGCGCGCGGCGAAGGCGTCGGCGAGCCGGCCGGTCCCGTCGGGCGAGTTGTCGTCGATGACCAGCACCTCGACGGACGGTGCGGCCTCCAGGATCGCGCGGAGGATCGGCTCGAGGTTGTCCCGCTCCTCGTACGTCGGCAGGCACACCAGCGCGCGCCCAGGCGTCATCGCATCACCCCCAGCACCTCTTCCGCGACCCGGAGCGGCGCGCCCGGCTCGCCCAGCGACGCCCGCACCTCCCGCAGCGCCGCGATCTGCGCCTCCCGCGCGGCGCGATCGCCGAGCAGGCGCTCCACCTCCGCCGCCATCCGCTCGGGGCTCGCGTCCCCCTGGAGCAGCTCGGGAACGATCCCCCTCCCTGCCAGGATGTTCACCAGCGCCACGTGCGCAATCTTCACCAGCATCCGCGCGACCGCGTAGGAGAG encodes:
- the serC gene encoding 3-phosphoserine/phosphohydroxythreonine transaminase; its protein translation is MPRVKNFNAGPAALPLPALERARDEFLDFAGSGMSVMEHSHRGKEYEAVHDEALALLRELLGVPDAYDVLFVQGGASQLFAQIPMNLVEKGRGADYLVTGAWGEKAFSEAKAATAMLGASARLAGTTGEGEGKEKRYVRAATAADLQVSPDAAYLHLTSNETIHGVQFAVDPARPFPDAGKVPLVADMSSDFLWKPVDVSRFGLIYAGAQKNIGPSGVVVVIVRKDLVAAGRKDIPKIFQLRTPAENKSLYNTPPTFGIYMIRNVLAWLKGLGGLGAMEQRNRAKAGKLYGVIDANPGFYRCPVERESRSVMNVVFRLPAEADEERFVKEAKAKGMVGLKGHRSVGGIRVSTYNAVEPAWLDELCAFMQDFAKRG
- a CDS encoding polyprenol monophosphomannose synthase, producing MTPGRALVCLPTYEERDNLEPILRAILEAAPSVEVLVIDDNSPDGTGRLADAFAAREPRVHVLHRAGKEGLGRAYLAGFAWALERGYDLVLEMDADFSHDPRYLPALLARAADADLVLGSRYVPGGGTVNWGLGRKLISRGGSLYARTILGVRVRDLTGGFKCFRREVLEAIDLPSVECSGYAFQIELTYRAIRRGFRVAEIPIVFADRRVGQSKMSRRIVLEAIRKVWAIRFSAFARSEARPGLPPAV
- a CDS encoding MarC family protein, coding for MALQLATLCFVSFSALFFVVDPFSAVPFFLALTRNDDPRRRREIALRASVTAFAVLAAFALTGEWIFRLLGIGLPAFKVAGGVVLLLLALDMVRTQPSRTRITQGEVDASADKEDVAIVPLAMPLLAGPGSIATAIVLMVRARSEDWWHPLPVLLAIALTCLASYLILAGAARTEKVLGRTGLAILERVAGLLLVAIAVQFMMDGLAEGLPRTFRLQ